One Bradyrhizobium sp. CCGB12 genomic window carries:
- a CDS encoding enoyl-CoA hydratase/isomerase family protein — protein sequence MSIEFTRDGHIATVRINRPDKLNALTLAMYDDLGRAFFEIKDDDRIRVVMLTGAGERAFCVGADLTESIPALASDRFDISEWDPAHIKFPGFYKPVVSAVRGMCMGGGFEIMLATDIRIAARSAVFQLPEPKHGFVPAGGTLVRLVRQIGYAHAMEIMLTAQRFSADDMLAKGVVNHVVDADKVEPLAYEFAAKIAALSPVAIQTIKEAALTLQDLPLAEAFRLEAGLGQRTFTSEDAKRGLAAFANRGGDK from the coding sequence AACGCGTTGACGCTCGCCATGTATGACGATCTCGGCCGCGCGTTCTTCGAGATCAAGGACGACGACAGGATTCGCGTCGTCATGCTGACGGGAGCCGGCGAGCGGGCGTTCTGCGTCGGTGCGGATCTCACCGAGTCCATTCCGGCGCTGGCGTCCGATCGCTTCGATATCTCCGAGTGGGATCCAGCTCACATCAAGTTTCCCGGCTTCTACAAGCCGGTCGTCAGCGCCGTCCGCGGGATGTGCATGGGTGGCGGCTTTGAGATCATGCTGGCGACGGACATCCGCATCGCCGCGCGCAGTGCAGTGTTCCAGCTGCCCGAACCAAAGCACGGTTTCGTCCCGGCGGGCGGCACGCTGGTGCGCCTGGTCCGGCAGATCGGCTACGCGCATGCGATGGAGATCATGCTGACGGCGCAACGTTTCTCGGCGGACGACATGCTGGCCAAGGGCGTCGTCAACCACGTTGTCGACGCCGACAAGGTCGAACCGCTGGCCTACGAGTTCGCGGCAAAGATCGCCGCGCTCAGCCCGGTCGCGATCCAGACCATCAAGGAAGCCGCGCTGACGCTGCAGGATCTGCCGCTCGCCGAAGCGTTCCGCCTCGAGGCCGGGCTCGGCCAGCGCACTTTCACCAGCGAGGATGCCAAACGAGGTCTGGCCGCGTTCGCGAACAGGGGCGGCGACAAGTGA